TTTTCGCTGCTTTTCACGCTGGCGGCGTTTGCGTTTACGGATGGGATTCTGCATGTCCTCAGCGTCAATGCGGAGCTGTACGGACTTTCGCGGCTGTATCTGCGCATCACGGCCGCGTTTCAGGCTTTCATGATCCTCGGATTCGGGCTGTCGTTCTTCGTCCGGGTGGACGGGAGTCCGGCCGTCGCCTCGGTGGCCGTGACCGGAGGCGCCGTGCTCAATATCCTGCTCGACTGGCTCTTTCTGGCCGTTTTCGGCTTCGGGCTGGCCGGGGCGGCGTATGCGACGGGCCTGTCGTTCGTCTTTACGCTCGCAGTCGCCTGCTGCCGCCTGCCGCGCCGCGACTGCCGGCTGAGGCTGACCCGGCGTCTCGGGTGCTGGCGGGATTTCCTGGGGGCGGTTTACAACGGCTCCTCCGAGCTCCTGAACGAGATTTCGGGAGGATTCATCGTCTTTCTGATCAACGGAATCATGATCCGCGCGGCCGGCGCCAGCGGCGTGGCCGGTTTTGCGGTAATCAGCTATCTGCTGGTGTTCGGCATGATGGCCGCCTTCGGATTCAGCGACAGCCTGAGTCCGCTGGTCAGCTGCAACATGGCGGCCGGCAAGCGGGGCAGGGCGACCGCGTTTCTGCTGACCGCGTGCCTGACCGTGTTCGGCATCGGCGCTCTCCTGTTCGCGGTGCTGACGCTGTGGCCGGAACCGCTGCTGCGGGCATTCCTGCCCGAGGATGCGGCTGCGCTGCAGATCGCGCAGGAGTTCCTGCACGGATTCCGCTGGATGTTCCTGCTGGCGGGAGTCAACATCGTTTTCACTTCGTACTTCACCGGACTGCACAAGCCGCTCTGCTCGCTGGTGACGGCGGGGCTGCGCGGCATGCTGCTGCCGCTCCTGCTGGTCTGGACATTCTTCCGGGTCTGGGGAATTCCGGGCAGCGCGGCGGCGGTTCCGGTCTCGGAGCTGCTGACCTTCACGGTCGGAGCCGTCATCATCTTCAGGCTGAATCGCCGTCATCTGTCGCGCGGACGGCGGGCGGCGGTGCTCGTACACCTGCCGCGCATCCGGTGAGCTCTGTTTTTTCGAAAAATTTGCGGCTTCCGGCGTTTGATAAATCCGGAGGATGCGTTACATTAATTATTGTTAACAAGCTTAACAAAGTAGCAACCCATCATGGAAGGAGTTCCGGAAGATGTACTATACCGGATTTGCGGACGAAGCGGCGCGGGGAATCACCGGCCAGATCGAAGCGACGAAAAAGCTTGGCTGGAAGTGGATCGAATCGCGCGCGGTTGACGGCGTCAACATCCACGATTTGCCGGAGGAGAAGTTCGAGGCGGTCGCCGCCGAGCTTGAAGCATCCGGCGTCGGCATCAACTGCTTCGGCAGCGCTGTGGCGAACTGGGGCTGGGACCCTGTGAAGGAAGAGGATTTCAAGGCGACGGTCGAACAGCTGAAGCGGGCGCTGGTCCGCATGAAGAGGCTGAACTGCAAAATGATCCGCGGCATGAGCTTCCGGGCGCAGTGGAACCGCCCCGCCTGGGATGCCGAGATCGAAGCGCATGTTTTCCGCAAGGTCGAATTTCTGGTCAGAATGTGCGAGGAGGCCGGCGTTCTCTACCTGCATGAAAACTGCAACAATTACGGCGGCATGTCCTGGAAGCATACACTGAAACTGCTCGACCGGATCAAATCCCCGAATTTCAAGCTCGTCTTCGACACCGGCAACCCGGTGCTGAACTTCGACCGCAGCGAAGGCGACGAACTCAGCAGAGTCCAGAGCTCGTGGGAGTTTTACAGCCATGTGAAGGAGTTCATCCATTACGTTCACATCAAGGACGCGAAGTTCCTCGGTTCGAATATCGAGAGCGGCTTCAACAAAGCCGAGTTCACCTTCCCGGGCGAGGGGGAGGGGGACGTCGTCCGCATCGTGACCG
The nucleotide sequence above comes from Victivallis lenta. Encoded proteins:
- a CDS encoding MATE family efflux transporter; protein product: MDPATKMLRNPVIPTYFSIALPWTMATMASSSAAIVDGIFVGNFVGANALAAVNLVMPLFTLIGGISTVISTGSVVKYAKYAGEHDWEKAAAIFTKSMIVLTVFSLLFTLAAFAFTDGILHVLSVNAELYGLSRLYLRITAAFQAFMILGFGLSFFVRVDGSPAVASVAVTGGAVLNILLDWLFLAVFGFGLAGAAYATGLSFVFTLAVACCRLPRRDCRLRLTRRLGCWRDFLGAVYNGSSELLNEISGGFIVFLINGIMIRAAGASGVAGFAVISYLLVFGMMAAFGFSDSLSPLVSCNMAAGKRGRATAFLLTACLTVFGIGALLFAVLTLWPEPLLRAFLPEDAAALQIAQEFLHGFRWMFLLAGVNIVFTSYFTGLHKPLCSLVTAGLRGMLLPLLLVWTFFRVWGIPGSAAAVPVSELLTFTVGAVIIFRLNRRHLSRGRRAAVLVHLPRIR
- a CDS encoding sugar phosphate isomerase/epimerase family protein, which codes for MYYTGFADEAARGITGQIEATKKLGWKWIESRAVDGVNIHDLPEEKFEAVAAELEASGVGINCFGSAVANWGWDPVKEEDFKATVEQLKRALVRMKRLNCKMIRGMSFRAQWNRPAWDAEIEAHVFRKVEFLVRMCEEAGVLYLHENCNNYGGMSWKHTLKLLDRIKSPNFKLVFDTGNPVLNFDRSEGDELSRVQSSWEFYSHVKEFIHYVHIKDAKFLGSNIESGFNKAEFTFPGEGEGDVVRIVTDLLKNGYDGGFSMEPHMKNVFHESVPEGQREQEKFDNYVEYGRRFMQLVDDVKKSLA